From one Butyricimonas faecihominis genomic stretch:
- a CDS encoding DUF3098 domain-containing protein: MARILNEKKDGFPIPKDNYKMILIGFGIVIVGFLLMMGGGADSPDTFNYDIFSFRRITLAPIVVLFGFGFVFWGIMRKPKTKGEEKN, encoded by the coding sequence ATGGCAAGAATTTTAAACGAAAAGAAAGACGGTTTTCCTATACCGAAGGATAATTACAAGATGATCCTGATCGGTTTCGGGATCGTTATAGTGGGTTTCCTCTTGATGATGGGAGGGGGAGCGGATTCGCCCGATACATTTAATTATGACATTTTTAGTTTTCGCCGGATCACGTTAGCGCCTATCGTGGTGTTATTCGGTTTCGGTTTCGTTTTCTGGGGTATCATGCGAAAACCCAAAACGAAGGGAGAGGAGAAAAATTAA